From a single Diceros bicornis minor isolate mBicDic1 chromosome 6, mDicBic1.mat.cur, whole genome shotgun sequence genomic region:
- the PANK1 gene encoding pantothenate kinase 1 isoform X3 has protein sequence MKLINGKKQTFPWFGMDIGGTLVKLVYFEPKDITAEEEQEEVENLKSIRKYLTSNTAYGKTGIRDVHLELKNLTMCGRKGNLHFIRFPSCAMHRFIQMGSEKNFSSLHTTLCATGGGAFKFEEDFRMIADLQLHKLDELDCLIQGLLYVDSVGFNGKPECYYFENPTNPELCQKKPYCLDNPYPMLLVNMGSGVSILAVYSKDNYKRVTGTSLGGGTFLGLCCLLTGCETFEEALEMAAKGDSTNVDKLVKDIYGGDYERFGLQGSAVASSFGNMMSKEKRDSISKEDLARATLVTITNNIGSIARMCALNENIDRVVFVGNFLRINMVSMKLLAYAMDFWSKGQLKALFLEHEGYFGAVGALLELFKMTDDQ, from the exons CATTCCCGTGGTTCGGCATGGATATTGGTGGAACGCTGGTTAAACTGGTCTACTTTGAACCAAAGGATATTACAGCTGAAGAGGAACAAGAGGAAGTGGAGAACCTGAAGAGCATCAGGAAGTATTTGACTTCTAATACTGCTTATGGGAAAACCGGGATCCGAGATGTCCACCTGGAACTGAAAAACTTGACCATGTGTGGGCGCAAAGGGAACCTGCACTTCATCCGCTTTCCCAGCTGTGCTATGCACAGGTTCATTCAGATGGGCAGCGAGAAGAACTTCTCCAGCCTTCACACCACTCTCTGTGCCACGGGAGGAGGGGCTTTCAAGTTCGAAGAGGACTTCAGGATG aTTGCTGACCTGCAGCTCCATAAACTGGATGAACTGGACTGTTTGATTCAGGGCCTGCTTTATGTTGACTCGGTCGGCTTCAACGGCAAGCCGGAATGTTACTATTTTGAAAATCCCACAAATCCTGAATTGTGTCAAAAAAAGCCGTACTGCCTTGATAACCCATACCCTATGTTGCTGGTGAACATGGGCTCAGGTGTCAGCATTCTAGCAGTGTACTCCAAGGACAACTACAAAAGAGTTACAGGGACCAG TCTTGGAGGTGGAACATTCCTAGGCCTATGTTGCTTGCTGACTGGTTGTGAGACCTTTGAAGAAGCTCTGGAAATGGCAGCTAAAGGCGACAGCACCAATGTTGATAAGCTGGTGAAGGACATTTACGGAGGAGACTATGAACGATTTGGCCTTCAAGGATCTGCTGTAGCATCAAG CTTTGGCAACATGATGAGTAAGGAAAAGCGAGATTCCATCAGCAAGGAAGACCTCGCCCGGGCCACGCTGGTCACCATCACCAACAACATTGGCTCCATTGCTCGGATGTGTGCGTTGAATGAG aatattgATAGAGTTGTGTTTGTTGGGAATTTTCTCAGAATCAATATGGTTTCCATGAAGCTGCTGGCATATGCCATGGATTTTTGGTCCAAAGGACAGCTAAAAGCTCTGTTTTTGGAACATGAG